GCTCACCGATCCCCGCACCGACGAGCAGGCCGCCAACGAGGCGAAGGACTACAAGGTCATCGCCTACTCGCCAAGTGCGCGGCAGGGGCAGCGGCTGATCGAGTCCGTCAAAGAACTGGGCATCACGAAGCTCGGCTTCGAGTCGATCCACCTGCCGCATGCCATCTGGCTGTCCTTCTCAGAGGCTCTGGGCGAGAAGGGCGTCGAAGGCGCGGACGGCCAGATCCCCGGCCCGGGCGTCACGATGGTCCCGAACAAGGACATCGTGGACAAGCTGCGGATCACCAAGGACGAGGCCGAGATGGCCGACCTCCAGGCCGCCGTGGACGTGCTGGACGACTGTTTCATGCACATCGCCAGGCATGAGCTGCGGGTGGGCCGCACCGAGAAGGAGATCGCGCTCGCGGTCGAGCAGTACCTCCAGGGCCGGGGCCACACCACGTCATTCCCGTCCATCGTCGCCAGCGGCCCGAACGCCTCGATGCCGCACGCCGTGCCATCGGATCGCCAGCTGCAGGAGGGCGAGCCGATCACCATCGACATCGGCGCGAACGTGAACGGCTACTGCTCGGACATGACGCGCACGGTCTGCATCGGCACGCCGAGCGAGAAGCTCCGCGAGATCCACCAGCTCGTGCTGACGGCTCAGGAGACCGCCGAGCGGGGCATCACGAACGGCATGACTGGCA
The window above is part of the Chloroflexota bacterium genome. Proteins encoded here:
- a CDS encoding aminopeptidase P family protein — protein: MSAYASRIERLRALFAEAEIDGMLISQPESRFYLSGYTGHDLPPRDSAGYLMIGRSGAVLLTDPRTDEQAANEAKDYKVIAYSPSARQGQRLIESVKELGITKLGFESIHLPHAIWLSFSEALGEKGVEGADGQIPGPGVTMVPNKDIVDKLRITKDEAEMADLQAAVDVLDDCFMHIARHELRVGRTEKEIALAVEQYLQGRGHTTSFPSIVASGPNASMPHAVPSDRQLQEGEPITIDIGANVNGYCSDMTRTVCIGTPSEKLREIHQLVLTAQETAERGITNGMTGKDADALARDYLAEMGYGDRFTHGLGHGIGLEVHEPPSLSVRGSETALKDGMVFSVEPGIYLPGWGGVRIEDLVVMEGTGVRVLCRSPKALELEEVIR